The Cellulomonas sp. P24 genome contains a region encoding:
- a CDS encoding bifunctional methylenetetrahydrofolate dehydrogenase/methenyltetrahydrofolate cyclohydrolase, with protein MTARVLDGTATAAAIKAELTERVTALAARGVVPGLGTILVGDDPGSRAYVAGKHRDCAEVGIASIRVDLPADASQADVEAAVEQLNADPACTGYIVQLPLPGGIDTQRVLELIDPAKDADGLHPTNLGRLVLRVNGPIDSPLPCTPRGIIELLTRHGVALAGADVLVIGRGTTVGRSIGLLLTRREHNATVTLTHTGTADLAEHARYADIIVAAAGVPGIVTADLVKPGAVVLDVGVTRVVDPVTGKTRLAGDVDPGVAEVAGWLSPNPGGVGPMTRAMLLANVVEAAERV; from the coding sequence GTGACGGCTCGGGTCCTCGACGGGACGGCGACCGCCGCCGCGATCAAGGCGGAGCTCACCGAGCGGGTGACGGCCCTGGCCGCCCGCGGCGTCGTGCCGGGCCTCGGGACGATCCTCGTCGGCGACGACCCCGGGAGCCGCGCGTACGTCGCGGGCAAGCACCGGGACTGCGCCGAGGTCGGCATCGCCTCGATCCGCGTCGACCTGCCGGCCGATGCGAGCCAGGCGGACGTCGAGGCGGCCGTGGAGCAGCTCAACGCGGACCCCGCGTGCACGGGGTACATCGTGCAGCTGCCGCTGCCGGGCGGGATCGACACCCAGCGCGTCCTCGAGCTGATCGACCCGGCGAAGGACGCCGACGGCCTGCACCCGACCAACCTCGGGCGGCTCGTGCTCCGCGTGAACGGCCCGATCGACTCGCCGTTGCCGTGCACCCCCCGCGGGATCATCGAGCTGCTGACGCGGCACGGTGTGGCGCTCGCGGGCGCGGACGTCCTGGTGATCGGCCGGGGGACCACGGTCGGTCGGTCCATCGGGCTCCTGCTGACCCGCCGTGAGCACAACGCCACGGTGACGCTCACCCACACCGGCACGGCCGACCTCGCCGAGCACGCGCGCTACGCCGACATCATCGTGGCGGCGGCGGGCGTGCCGGGGATCGTCACGGCGGACCTGGTCAAGCCGGGTGCGGTCGTGCTCGACGTCGGCGTCACGCGCGTCGTCGACCCGGTGACCGGCAAGACCCGGCTCGCCGGGGACGTCGATCCGGGCGTGGCCGAGGTCGCGGGCTGGCTGTCCCCGAACCCCGGCGGGGTGGGGCCGATGACCCGGGCGATGCTGCTCGCCAACGTGGTGGAAGCGGCCGAGCGGGTCTGA
- the glyA gene encoding serine hydroxymethyltransferase codes for MSSDSTPILDQTLAELDPEIQAVLDGELLRQQSTLEMIASENFVPRAVLQAQGSVLTNKYAEGYPGKRYYGGCEQVDIAENLAISRAKSLFGAEHANVQPHSGATANAAVLHALINAGDKILGLELAHGGHLTHGMKINFSGKLYEVAAYGVDPDTFLVDMDKVREKALEQRPDVIIGGWSAYSRHLDFAAFRSIADEVGAKLWVDMAHFAGLVAAGLHPSPVPHADVVSSTVHKTIGGPRSGFILSREELAKKIDSAVFPGQQGGPLMHVIAAKAVSFKVAATQEFRERQQRTIDGARLIAERLSAPDVAGAGVSVLTGGTDVHLVLVDLRNSDLDGQQAEDLLHSVGITVNRNAVPFDPRPPRVTSGLRIGTPALATRGFGDAEFTEVADVIATALKGGADVDALRVRVAKLAADFPLYAGLQQ; via the coding sequence ATGAGCTCCGACTCCACCCCGATCCTCGACCAGACCCTCGCCGAGCTCGATCCCGAGATCCAGGCGGTCCTCGACGGCGAGCTGCTGCGTCAGCAGAGCACCCTCGAGATGATCGCGAGCGAGAACTTCGTGCCGCGAGCCGTCCTGCAGGCGCAGGGCTCGGTGCTGACCAACAAGTACGCCGAGGGCTACCCCGGCAAGCGGTACTACGGCGGCTGCGAGCAGGTCGACATCGCCGAGAACCTCGCGATCAGCCGCGCGAAGTCCCTCTTCGGTGCCGAGCACGCCAACGTCCAGCCGCACTCCGGCGCGACGGCGAACGCGGCGGTGCTGCACGCGCTCATCAACGCGGGCGACAAGATCCTCGGCCTCGAGCTCGCGCACGGCGGGCACCTGACCCACGGCATGAAGATCAACTTCTCCGGGAAGCTGTACGAGGTCGCCGCGTACGGCGTCGACCCGGACACGTTCCTGGTGGACATGGACAAGGTCCGCGAGAAGGCGCTCGAGCAGCGCCCCGACGTGATCATCGGCGGCTGGTCCGCGTACAGCCGTCACCTGGACTTCGCGGCGTTCCGCTCGATCGCCGACGAGGTCGGCGCGAAGCTGTGGGTGGACATGGCGCACTTCGCGGGCCTGGTGGCCGCGGGCCTGCACCCGAGCCCCGTGCCGCATGCCGACGTGGTGTCCTCGACCGTCCACAAGACCATCGGCGGCCCGCGGTCGGGCTTCATCCTCTCCCGCGAGGAGCTCGCCAAGAAGATCGACTCGGCGGTGTTCCCGGGCCAGCAGGGCGGGCCGCTCATGCACGTCATCGCCGCCAAGGCCGTGTCCTTCAAGGTCGCCGCGACGCAGGAGTTCCGTGAGCGCCAGCAGCGCACGATCGACGGCGCGCGCCTGATCGCCGAGCGTCTGAGCGCCCCGGACGTCGCAGGTGCCGGTGTCTCCGTGCTGACCGGTGGCACCGACGTGCACCTCGTGCTCGTGGACCTTCGGAACAGCGACCTCGACGGTCAGCAGGCCGAGGACCTCCTGCACTCCGTCGGCATCACCGTGAACCGCAACGCGGTGCCGTTCGACCCGCGCCCGCCGCGCGTGACGTCCGGTCTGCGGATCGGCACCCCGGCGCTCGCGACGCGCGGGTTCGGCGACGCGGAGTTCACCGAGGTCGCCGACGTCATCGCCACCGCCCTCAAGGGCGGCGCCGACGTCGACGCGCTCCGCGTGCGGGTGGCGAAGCTCGCCGCGGACTTCCCGCTCTACGCCGGGCTGCAGCAGTGA
- a CDS encoding GNAT family N-acetyltransferase, with protein MSAPEVRIDVVSRDAAGELLTLRRAAFVSEAQLYDDPHIPPLTQTLDELVEDLADENVITLGAWLGHRLVGSIRVLLEGKKATLGRLAVAPDLQGMGIGTELLLAVVPHLSEGIEEVWVFTGRDSVQNLALYAKHGYAHEYDQTAGDLTYAYLRKILGDA; from the coding sequence ATGAGTGCGCCCGAGGTGAGGATCGACGTCGTCAGTCGCGACGCTGCCGGAGAGCTGCTGACGCTGCGACGTGCCGCGTTCGTGAGCGAGGCGCAGCTCTACGACGACCCGCACATCCCACCCCTGACCCAGACCCTCGACGAGCTCGTCGAGGACCTCGCCGACGAGAACGTGATCACCCTCGGGGCGTGGCTCGGTCACCGGCTCGTCGGGTCGATCCGGGTGCTGCTCGAGGGCAAGAAGGCCACCCTGGGGCGGCTCGCCGTGGCGCCGGACCTGCAGGGCATGGGGATCGGCACCGAGCTCCTGCTCGCCGTCGTGCCGCACCTGTCCGAGGGGATCGAAGAGGTGTGGGTCTTCACGGGGCGTGACTCGGTCCAGAACCTCGCGCTGTACGCCAAGCACGGCTACGCCCACGAGTACGACCAGACGGCCGGCGACCTGACGTACGCCTACCTGCGCAAGATCCTCGGCGACGCCTGA
- the purU gene encoding formyltetrahydrofolate deformylase — translation MSPAIEVPQRTDSPDATATHWVLTLSCPDRPGIVHAVAGLLAENGGNITESQQFGDPLTGLFFMRVQVTATASRATLEAALADLAATFQMTWGLDVAGRPVRTLVLGSTAAHCLNDLAFRQRSENLPIDIVAVVSNHTVLQELAEFYGIAFHHVPVTAATKPQAEARLLELVHDLDVELVVLARYMQILSPELCRELAGRAINIHHSFLPSFKGARPYAQAHDRGVKLIGATAHYVTGDLDEGPIIEQDVERVDHTRSVEDLVALGQDVERRALARAVRWHAEHRVLLDGHRTIVFR, via the coding sequence GTGTCCCCCGCCATCGAGGTCCCGCAGCGCACCGACTCCCCCGACGCGACCGCGACGCACTGGGTGCTGACCCTCTCGTGCCCCGACCGGCCCGGGATCGTGCATGCCGTCGCCGGTCTCCTGGCCGAGAACGGCGGGAACATCACCGAGTCCCAGCAGTTCGGCGACCCGCTCACCGGGCTGTTCTTCATGCGGGTGCAGGTGACCGCGACGGCGTCGCGCGCCACCCTCGAGGCGGCACTGGCGGACCTCGCCGCCACCTTCCAGATGACGTGGGGCCTCGACGTCGCCGGCCGGCCGGTCCGGACGCTCGTGCTCGGCTCGACCGCGGCGCACTGCCTCAACGACCTGGCGTTCCGGCAGCGGTCCGAGAACCTGCCGATCGACATCGTCGCAGTGGTCTCGAACCACACCGTGCTGCAGGAGCTCGCGGAATTCTACGGCATCGCGTTCCACCACGTCCCGGTCACGGCGGCAACCAAGCCTCAGGCGGAGGCCCGGCTCCTCGAGCTCGTGCACGACCTCGACGTCGAGCTCGTCGTGCTCGCGCGGTACATGCAGATCCTGTCCCCGGAGCTGTGCCGTGAGCTCGCCGGGCGGGCGATCAACATCCACCACTCGTTCCTGCCGTCGTTCAAGGGCGCACGGCCGTACGCCCAGGCCCACGACCGCGGCGTCAAGCTGATCGGCGCGACCGCCCACTACGTGACCGGCGACCTCGACGAGGGGCCGATCATCGAGCAGGACGTCGAGCGGGTGGACCACACGCGGAGCGTCGAGGACCTCGTGGCCCTCGGCCAGGACGTCGAGCGTCGGGCCCTCGCCCGCGCGGTGCGCTGGCACGCCGAGCACCGCGTCCTCCTCGACGGGCACCGGACGATCGTCTTCCGCTGA
- a CDS encoding ATP-binding cassette domain-containing protein, whose amino-acid sequence MTWTHTEVDGRAAVPEPARAPAASARVPLLSLRGIHKRFGAVQALVDVDLDVHSREVVAVVGDNGAGKSTLVDIMAGVLQPDSGQIWVDGRQAVLGTPAVARNLGIATVYQELALCENLDVVANLFLGHEINRYGIFDDVEMEQRAWELMRQLSVRIPATRVPVAQLSGGQRQSVAIARALLGDPRVVVLDEPTAALGVAQVAEVLNLVENLRDRGHGVVFISHNMADVQAVADRIVVLRLGRNNGSFHSADASYEAIIAAVTGATDDAVARRPRAVARPR is encoded by the coding sequence ATGACCTGGACCCACACGGAGGTCGACGGTCGTGCTGCGGTGCCGGAGCCTGCGCGCGCACCGGCAGCGTCGGCACGTGTCCCACTGCTCTCGCTGCGCGGCATCCACAAGCGCTTCGGTGCGGTGCAGGCGCTCGTCGACGTCGACCTCGACGTGCACAGCCGTGAGGTCGTCGCCGTAGTCGGCGACAACGGCGCCGGCAAGTCCACGCTCGTCGACATCATGGCGGGCGTGCTCCAGCCGGACTCGGGGCAGATCTGGGTCGACGGACGGCAGGCCGTGCTCGGCACCCCCGCCGTGGCGCGCAACCTCGGGATCGCCACGGTGTACCAGGAGCTCGCGCTGTGCGAGAACCTCGATGTGGTCGCGAACCTGTTCCTCGGTCACGAGATCAACCGCTACGGCATCTTCGACGACGTCGAGATGGAGCAGCGTGCGTGGGAGCTCATGCGTCAGCTCTCGGTGCGGATCCCGGCGACCCGGGTCCCGGTCGCGCAGCTGTCCGGTGGCCAGCGGCAGTCGGTCGCGATCGCACGGGCGCTCCTGGGCGACCCGCGCGTGGTCGTGCTCGACGAGCCGACCGCCGCCCTCGGGGTCGCGCAGGTCGCCGAGGTCCTCAACCTCGTTGAGAACCTGCGTGATCGTGGCCACGGCGTCGTGTTCATCAGCCACAACATGGCCGACGTCCAGGCCGTCGCCGATCGGATCGTGGTGCTGCGACTCGGCCGCAACAACGGGAGCTTCCACTCGGCGGACGCCAGCTACGAGGCGATCATCGCGGCCGTGACCGGGGCGACCGACGACGCCGTCGCACGTCGTCCGCGAGCGGTCGCACGCCCGCGCTGA
- a CDS encoding ROK family transcriptional regulator, protein MSVGRVTPGSQTSLREANRARIVSAVTQRGSLTQVELAGVTGLSPATVSNIVKELSIAGLLHTSPTSRSGRRAQEVTLARKLGLVVGASFGVRNLRLQVVDVAHQLIAERRLPLAPDHRADSGLDRVALLVTELIESVGSSLDELLAVGVGVAAPVDPRSGRVPALGILRGWDGVDVAGSLGTRLGVPVRVDNSGNLSALAELRYGAIQGYQTAAYIHLSHGVGAGLVLGGSVFHGAFGTAGELGHTIVDDTGPLCRCGNRGCLESFVGASALVSRLEASHGHLTLGDIIVDARNGDPACVEVIEEAGRRVGVAVTNMCHLLNPEVVVVGGELAAAGDLVLDPLREVLGRSVIPNSEQLIPVLPAALGQDVEVRGAVALALDSVKIDTMSLAVLHG, encoded by the coding sequence GTGAGCGTCGGCCGGGTCACCCCCGGGTCCCAGACTTCGCTGCGAGAGGCCAACAGAGCGCGGATCGTGAGCGCGGTCACGCAGCGCGGGTCGCTGACCCAGGTGGAGCTCGCCGGCGTCACCGGGCTGTCCCCGGCGACGGTGTCCAACATCGTCAAGGAGCTCTCGATCGCGGGGCTCCTGCACACGTCCCCGACGTCCCGCAGCGGACGACGGGCGCAAGAGGTCACGTTGGCCCGCAAGCTCGGGCTCGTGGTGGGCGCGAGCTTCGGGGTCCGCAACCTCCGGCTGCAGGTCGTGGACGTCGCGCACCAGCTCATCGCCGAGCGGCGGCTGCCGCTCGCGCCGGACCACCGGGCGGACAGCGGCCTGGACCGGGTCGCGCTGCTCGTCACCGAGCTCATCGAGTCGGTCGGCTCCTCGCTCGACGAGCTCCTGGCCGTGGGGGTCGGGGTGGCAGCGCCCGTCGATCCCCGCTCCGGTCGGGTCCCTGCGCTGGGCATCCTGCGAGGGTGGGACGGGGTGGATGTCGCCGGCAGCCTCGGCACCCGGCTCGGGGTGCCGGTGCGGGTGGACAACAGCGGGAACCTCAGCGCTCTCGCGGAGCTGCGGTACGGGGCGATCCAGGGGTACCAGACGGCCGCCTACATCCACCTGTCGCACGGCGTCGGCGCCGGGCTGGTCCTGGGCGGGTCCGTGTTCCACGGCGCGTTCGGCACGGCGGGGGAGCTCGGCCACACGATCGTCGACGACACCGGCCCGCTGTGCCGGTGCGGCAACCGCGGCTGCCTCGAGTCCTTCGTCGGCGCGTCGGCGCTGGTCAGCCGGCTCGAGGCGAGCCACGGCCACCTCACCCTCGGCGACATCATCGTGGACGCACGGAACGGCGACCCGGCGTGCGTCGAGGTGATCGAGGAGGCCGGCCGGCGCGTCGGGGTCGCCGTGACGAACATGTGCCACCTCCTCAACCCTGAGGTCGTGGTGGTCGGCGGAGAGCTCGCGGCGGCCGGCGACCTCGTGCTCGACCCGTTGCGGGAGGTCCTCGGTCGCAGCGTGATCCCGAACAGCGAGCAGCTGATCCCGGTGCTGCCCGCGGCACTCGGTCAGGACGTCGAGGTCAGGGGAGCGGTCGCCCTCGCCCTCGACTCCGTCAAGATCGACACCATGTCCCTGGCGGTGCTCCATGGCTAG
- a CDS encoding DUF167 domain-containing protein, producing the protein MSAEEWARVPIRVKPGASRVRVGGAHGDRLVVAVSARAVDGKATEAALAAVADAFGARRRDVRLASGVTSRDKVVEIACADEVRRQEVARELSRLLTPATER; encoded by the coding sequence GTGAGCGCGGAGGAGTGGGCCAGGGTCCCGATCCGGGTGAAGCCGGGTGCGTCGCGGGTGCGGGTCGGCGGTGCGCACGGGGACCGGCTCGTGGTGGCGGTGTCCGCGCGGGCCGTGGACGGCAAGGCGACCGAGGCCGCGCTCGCGGCGGTGGCGGACGCGTTCGGTGCGCGACGGCGCGACGTGCGGCTGGCGTCCGGCGTCACGAGCCGGGACAAGGTCGTCGAGATCGCCTGCGCCGACGAGGTCCGCCGACAGGAGGTCGCACGGGAGCTGAGCCGGCTCCTGACACCCGCCACGGAACGCTGA